One genomic segment of Vulpes vulpes isolate BD-2025 chromosome 2, VulVul3, whole genome shotgun sequence includes these proteins:
- the GOLGA2 gene encoding golgin subfamily A member 2 isoform X4: MWPPLTPPRPGMSEETRQSKLAAAKKKLREYQQKNSPGVGAKKKRKIKNGSSPETTTSKDCHSPEDAPKDRAAPAAPTVDDTVSPGGVPSPCASLPRVTSMTSNQNHDAENGPILIDESKCLSSTESLRQLSQQLNGLVSESSSYINGEGLASSANIKDLESRYQELSLALDSSNLTNKQLSSKIEELKQQNQETLDQLEKEKKEFEQKLAKEQGSLREQLQVHIQTIGILVSEKTELQTALVHTQQAARQKAGESEDLASRLQSSRQRVSELERTLSAVSTQQKQVDRHNKDLTKERDTLKLELYKNNKNNEDLKQQNSELEEKLQVMVREKAAMQLGMEELQKKLEMSELLLQQFSSQSKSPDNSQELHQALEERTQLEAHVGELRDLLKQLQLERDQYAETLKEENAIWQQKMQQMSEQMHRLREEKEHSMSQVQELEANLAELKNQIVVPPAQEPPARPLEEEQQRLHAETEQLQKELESLAEQVQAQVKDNEGLSRLNREQEQRLLELERAAECWGEHAEERKQILESMQSDRTTISRALSQNRELKEQLVELQNGFVKLSNENMEITTALQSEQHVKKELAKKLGQLQEKLGELKEMVELKSQEAQNLQQQRDQYMSHLQQYMAAYQQLASDKELLHKQVLLQTQLMDRLQHEEVQGKVAAEKALQELQETQGRLESATQQNQQLQAQLSLMAMPGDGEGDGLDSEEKEEEAAQPKLSMPENLESREAVVAFFNSALASAEEEQARLRGQLKKQKLRCQRLAHLVAPGQQVQEEAAAPSGDSVPGETHQALQVAMDKLQGRFLELMQEKVELKERVEELEHCCIQLSGETDTIGEYIALYQNQRAVLKERHREKEEYISRLAQDKENMKMKLLELQKLVLCLVSERNERQGKLLATAQDPAAEPATAPPAQELGAANDQGDLREVSLADNDNVAPPQGEALPGHSAPENPTAQQIMQLLQEMQNPQPYPGLSKNPCVPFFYRADDNDEVKILVI; this comes from the exons GCGCCCAAAGACCGCGCCGCTCCTGCTGCACCAACTGTTGATGACACCGTGTCACCTGGCGGTGTCCCTTCCCCCTGTGCTAGTCTCCCTCGTGTCACCAGCATGACATCAAATCAG AACCATGATGCAGAAAATGGTCCTATCCTCATAGATGAAAGCAA ATGTCTGTCCTCTACCGAGAGCCTGCGACAACTTTCTCAGCAGCTCAATGGTCTTGTGTCTGAG TCTTCATCCTACATCAATGGGGAGGGCCTGGCATCTTCTGCTAACATAAAGGATCTAGAG AGCCGGTACCAAGAGCTATCACTAGCCCTGGACTCCAGCAAtctaacaaacaaacaactcaGTAGCAAGATAGAGGAATTG AAACAACAGAACCAGGAAACTCTGGATCAACTGGAAAAA GAGAAGAAGGAGTTTGAACAGAAGCTTGCAAAGGAGCAGGGGTCTCTAAGGGAGCAGCTGCAG GTTCACATTCAGACCATAGGGATTCTGGTGTCTGAGAAGACCGAATTACAGACAGCCCTGGTCCACACACAGCAGGCAGCCAGGCAGAAAGCAG GAGAGTCTGAAGATCTTGCTAGTCGCCTGCAGTCTTCCCGCCAGCGTGTCAGTGAGCTGGAGCGCACATTGTCTGCTGTCTCCACACAGCAGAAGCAGGTGGACAGG CACAACAAGGACTTAACCAAAGAGCGAGACACCCTCAAGCTGGAGTTATATAAGAACAA CAAAAACAATGAGGACCTGAAGCAGCAGAACTCAGAACTGGAGGAGAAGCTTCAGGTGATGGTGAGAGAGAAGGCAGCCATGCAGCTCGGGATGGAGGAGCTGCAAAAGAAGCTGGAGATGTCGGAGCTCCTGCTGCAGCAG TTTTCTAGTCAATCCAAAAGCCCTGACAACAGCCAGGAGTTACACCAGGCCCTGGAAGAGCGGACACAGCTGGAGGCCCACGTCGGGGAG CTGAGAGATTTACTAAAGCAACTGCAGCTGGAGAGAGACCAGTATGCAGAGACTCTGAAGGAGGAGAATGCCATTTGGCAGCAGAAGATGCAGCAGATGTCTGAACAG ATGCACAGattgagggaagagaaggagcacAGCATGAGTCAGGTGCAGGAGTTGGAGGCCAACTTGGCTGAACTGAAGAACCAGATAG tggtgcccccagcccaggagcccccagccaggcccttggaggaggagcagcagcggCTGCATGCTGAGACTGAACAACTACAGAAGGAGCTGGAGAGCCTGGCCGAGCAGGTGCAGGCCCAGGTGAAAGACAACGAAGGTTTGAGTCGCCTGAACCGGGAGCAGGAGCAGCGGCTGCTGGAGCTGGAGCGGGCAGCGGAGTGTTGGGGGGAGCATGCAGAGGAACGCAAGCAGATTCTGGAGAGCATGCAGAGCGATCGCACCACCATCAGCCGCGCGCTCTCCCAGAACCGCGAGCTCAAGGAGCAGCTGGTTGAGCTGCAGAACGGCTTCGTCAAACTG tcCAACGAAAACATGGAGATTACTACTGCACTGCAGTCGGAGCAGCATGTCAAGAAGGAGCTGGCCAAGAAGCTGGGCCAGCTGCAGGAGAAGCTGGGAGAGCTAAAGGAGATG GTGGAGCTGAAGAGCCAGGAGGCTCAGAATCTACAGCAGCAGCGGGACCAGTACATGAGCCACCTGCAGCAGTATATGGCCGCCTATCAGCAGCTGGCTTCCGACAAGGAGCTGCTGCACAAGCAGGTACTGCTGCAGACTCAGCTCATGGACCGGCTGCAGCATGAGGAAGTTCAGGGCAAGGTGGCAGCCGAGAAAGCCCTCCAAGAGTTACAGGAGACCCAG GGACGCCTGGAATCTGCCACCCAGCAGAACCAgcagctccaggcccagctgaGCCTCATGGCTATGCCTGGGGATGGGGAAG GAGATGGATTGGAcagtgaggagaaggaagaggaggctgCCCAGCCAAAGCTGAGCATGCCAGAGAACCTGGAGAGCCGAGAGGCCGTG GTGGCATTTTTTAACTCGGCCTTAGCCAGTGCTGAGGAGGAGCAGGCACGGCTGCGCGGGCAGCTGAAGAAGCAGAAGCTGCGCTGCCAGCGTCTGGCTCACCTGGTGGCCCCAGgccagcaggtgcaggaggaggccgCAGCCCCCAGTGGTGACAGTGTGCCTGGGGAGACCCACCAGGCCCTCCAGGTGGCCATGGACAAGCTGCAG GGCCGCTTCCTGGAGCTCATGCAGGAGAAAGTGGAGCTGAAGGAGCGGGTGGAGGAGCTGGAGCATTGCTGCATCCAGCTTTCTGGAGAGACAGACACTATTG GAGAATACATCGCCCTGTACCAGAATCAGAGGGCAGTGCTGAAAGAACGGCACCGGGAGAAGGAGGAGTACATTAGCCGTCTGGCTCaagacaaagaaaacatgaaG ATGAAGCTGCTGGAGCTACAGAAACTGGTGCTGTGCCTAGTGAGCGAGCGCAATGAACGGCAGGGCAAGCTCCTGGCAACTGCCCAGGACCCCGCAGCAGAGCCTGCTACAGCACCCCCAGCCCAAGAGCTTGGTGCTGCCAATGACCAGGGTG ATCTTCGAGAGGTGAGCCTGGCTGACAATGATAATGTGGCACCTCCTCAGGGAGAGGCCCTACCAGGCCACAGTGCCCCTGAGAACCCCACTGCACAGCAGATCATGCAGCTTCTGCAGGAGATGCAGAATCCCCAGCCATACCCAGGTTTAAGCAAGAATCCCTGCGTCCCCTTCTTCTACCGGGCTGATGACAATGACGAGGTGAAGATCCTGGTGATCTAA